One window of uncultured Methanobrevibacter sp. genomic DNA carries:
- a CDS encoding TfuA-related McrA-glycine thioamidation protein translates to MTKIIIYTGLSLPFSEAKDILDSCDDIEVVYKRPIKRGDLNLALKENPDIIGIIDGVFHQNSAVGHKEILKVIKSGVKVYGASSMGALRASELDSLGMIGVGYVYEQYASGKVDSDDDVAVMLDSDSLEALSEPLINMNYVFENAMCENIITTQEKEELSTIAKKTYYPKRNYAQTLAESGLDNKTKDQLIDFIRQSKDIKKEDAKQLLKQIRDDLL, encoded by the coding sequence ATGACCAAAATCATAATTTACACAGGATTATCACTTCCATTCAGTGAAGCAAAAGATATTTTAGATAGCTGCGATGACATTGAAGTAGTTTATAAAAGACCCATAAAAAGAGGCGACTTGAATCTTGCTTTAAAAGAAAATCCCGACATTATAGGAATAATTGACGGAGTATTTCATCAGAACTCAGCAGTGGGGCATAAAGAAATTCTTAAAGTGATTAAAAGCGGAGTCAAAGTTTACGGAGCTTCAAGCATGGGTGCACTTAGAGCATCTGAACTTGACAGTCTCGGAATGATTGGAGTAGGCTATGTCTATGAACAATATGCAAGCGGTAAAGTTGATTCAGATGATGATGTTGCAGTAATGCTTGACAGCGATAGCCTGGAAGCGTTATCCGAACCGTTGATTAATATGAATTATGTTTTTGAAAATGCAATGTGTGAAAACATCATCACCACCCAGGAAAAAGAGGAGTTATCCACAATTGCCAAAAAAACATATTATCCTAAACGAAATTATGCCCAAACTCTGGCCGAATCCGGTTTAGATAACAAAACCAAAGACCAACTGATTGATTTTATTCGCCAGTCAAAAGACATTAAAAAAGAAGATGCCAAACAGTTATTAAAGCAAATCCGAGATGATTTACTTTAA